A single genomic interval of Candidatus Latescibacter sp. harbors:
- a CDS encoding Nif3-like dinuclear metal center hexameric protein, whose product MIKVGEVVEAMEKWVPQSLAETWDNSGLLTGDTEDSTPAVLIALDVTEDIIRTAQNIRASMIVSHHPPIFKPLSSLSGQTLSCRVVREAIRGNIALYASHTALDQVRNGVSHALAEKLGLLSVSFLSACKSGMVKFVTFAPPEYTDRIREAAGAAGAGIIGEYRLCSFTAQGTGTYTPSSSAKPFAGMSGELSRAVEDRIEMIVPSADAVRVLEAVRKVHPYEEMAYDLIPLKNADVTHGYGAVGDLPEPMDSERFAVHVAHSLGVKTLTISPGMKEIIERVAVLGGSGGNYIGQAVDAGADAFVTGDLGHHDFLDNSGLIMLIDASHRATEIPVLKKIGDYLAGELKEKAKVVIDSGKTVQFTKVWKHPDITCTGGKA is encoded by the coding sequence ATGATTAAGGTTGGCGAAGTGGTCGAGGCTATGGAAAAATGGGTCCCTCAATCACTCGCCGAAACCTGGGACAACTCCGGTCTCTTAACAGGAGATACTGAAGACAGCACCCCGGCAGTTCTAATCGCCCTGGATGTTACCGAGGATATAATCCGTACCGCTCAAAACATCCGGGCTTCGATGATTGTCTCCCATCACCCGCCGATATTCAAACCTCTCTCAAGCCTTTCCGGCCAGACGTTGTCCTGCCGGGTCGTACGTGAAGCCATACGGGGAAATATCGCTCTCTACGCCTCGCATACAGCGCTTGACCAGGTACGGAACGGTGTCAGCCATGCCCTGGCGGAAAAACTGGGGCTTCTCTCCGTTTCCTTTCTGTCTGCGTGTAAATCCGGGATGGTGAAATTTGTAACCTTCGCCCCGCCGGAGTATACCGACCGTATCCGTGAGGCCGCCGGGGCCGCCGGAGCAGGGATCATCGGCGAATACCGTCTCTGTTCGTTCACCGCGCAAGGAACGGGAACCTATACCCCCTCATCTTCCGCCAAACCGTTCGCGGGAATGTCAGGCGAGCTTTCCCGTGCTGTCGAGGACCGGATCGAGATGATTGTCCCCTCCGCCGATGCAGTTCGCGTGCTCGAGGCTGTCCGGAAAGTGCACCCTTACGAGGAAATGGCATACGATCTCATTCCGCTTAAGAACGCTGATGTTACCCACGGATACGGCGCTGTCGGGGACCTTCCGGAACCGATGGACAGCGAACGGTTTGCCGTCCATGTGGCGCATTCCCTCGGGGTGAAAACCCTGACTATTTCGCCCGGAATGAAAGAGATTATCGAACGGGTGGCGGTTTTGGGCGGCAGCGGAGGAAACTATATCGGCCAGGCAGTCGATGCGGGCGCCGATGCATTTGTAACCGGCGATCTCGGACACCATGATTTTCTCGATAATTCCGGTCTCATCATGCTCATCGATGCATCGCACCGCGCCACAGAAATCCCGGTGTTAAAGAAGATTGGGGATTATCTCGCCGGTGAGTTGAAGGAAAAAGCTAAAGTAGTCATAGATTCGGGAAAAACAGTACAATTCACCAAGGTATGGAAACATCCTGATATAACGTGCACTGGAGGAAAAGCATGA